From Flavobacteriales bacterium:
TTGGAATAGAAGAAGGCGATAGACACTGGACAATTATCAATGATATATATGCAGTTGGTACAGAAGCTACTTCTTTAAACAGATTGTCTATTCACGCGATGCATGCTTCTGGAGAAGATTGGACAGAAGGAGGTGCTTATGTAATGTACTTGAGTATGCCATATAAGAAGGTGTTAGATACATTGTACTTCAATAAGATTCATCCTTTGGGGAAAATTGAATACAACAATGCTGTTGAAAAAATTGATTACACAGGTGATATTATTTCTGTTACAGATGAGAATGGAAATGTAACGACATGTAATAAATTGGTATTTACAGGTTCTCCGATGGTATTGAAAAGTGGAATCGTTGAGTTTGTTCCAGCTTTGCCTGCTAGAAAGTTAGAAGCTATAAACGCAATACAATTGGATCCAGGCTGGAGATTGCACCTTTTGTTTGACGAACCGTTATGGGAAGAGATTGATGCGATGGAAATCGTAGGATTAGGATATACTTCTAGATGTTGGCCAAACTCTAAGTTTAGGAAAGAAGGCGCTACAGATGATAATGTGCTTATGTGTTACATCATGGGAGAAAATGCGGAATACTTTAAGCAACCAGATGTGGATATGATGGAGGTTGTCTTGGGTGAGCTTGATGGTATATTTGGTGATAAAAAAGCAACAAAACACTTTACAGGAGAATATCAAATGTATGATTGGAGTATGAACCCATACATTGGTGGTGTTTATACATATCCAAATAAAGGAATGCATGTTTCTGGTCCAGAGAAAGGATGGAGAGGTAAGCTAGGTGAGCCAATTGAGGATAGAGTATTCTTCGCAGGCGAGGGTACTATTGATGACCATTACGGAACTGTATTTGGTGCAATGGAATCGGGCGAAAGAGTTGCTAAGAAAATCATCGGAGCACAATCGAAATAAGGTATTAGGCATTAGGATCTATAATCAATAATATTATTAGAATGAGGAATAAACTTGTAACCGGAGCACTAGCTGTATCGACTTTGTTCGCAGCTTGTGGTGGTGGATCAGAAGAATCTACTAAGAGTAGTGTTGACTTTGACGTAATAGTTGTAGGAGCTGGGGCTTCTGGTATGTACGCAGCTTATACGTTAGATAATGCTGGTTTGAATGTTAAAGTTCTTGAAGCATCTTCTACACACGGAGGAAGAGCACAATACAACGAGAGTTTTTCAGATGGTTATATTGAAATTGGACCTGAAGAAGTTTATTCTTCGCCAGATTTCCCAACGCCGCTTAGAGAAAAGTACTTAAAGCAAGCTACTGCTTGGGCTGCTGAAGAAGAGTACGATGTAAGTACTAGAGAAATACGAGGAGATAGTATTTTCTTTGATGGAGAGTATTACGATGTCCTTCCTGATAGTGGGCAGTTTAGAGTAGATATATATAGAGACGTTCATAACTTAGATTCAACATTATTGCATAAAATGATGATTGATAAAGTTGATCCTCAGCATATCATTTATATGAAAGATGGTAAAACGGTTAACGCTAAAGATGACCCTTCATACCATTTAGCAATGACTGTTTTGGATGATGTTATTTTTGGATATGAAGGTAAAGACACTACATACTCAGCAATCTTGGACATGGCTGGATATGATAAGGAAACGTTGACTTGGCAAATACTCGAGTCGTATTATGCGATTAGCCTTTATGCTACTACTTTAGATAGAATGTGGAGCCAGCAAGGATCTGATGGTTGGAGAGACGGTGGTGACCAATCTTACTATGTTGATATTCCTTATAAAAAGTTATTGGATACTCTCTACTTCAATCAACTTCACAAGAAAAATATGATTCAGTATGATTTCCCTGTTACTGAAATTAATTACACTGGAGATATTGTGACAGTATCTAATGCTGAAGGTGAATCTTTTACTGCAAATCATGTAGTGGTTTCTGTTTCGGTTGAAGTGTTAAAAAGTAACCTGATTCATTTCACACCTGATTTGCCTAAGAAAAAAGTTGATGCTTATTCTAGTATGGCAATGGATGAAGGTTGGAGAATGTACTTGAAGTTTAAAGAGCCGTTTTGGAATAAAGACAGCGTACATGATGTAGATATTATTAATCCTGGATATGCTTGTCGTTGCTGGGTTCCTTCTAAGTATAGAGCAGAAGGAGTTAATGATCCTAACGTAATGATCTGTTATATTATGGGGAAACGTGCTGAGTATCTTTCAAGCAACTTTAACTATATGGATGAAGTTGTATTAGGGGAGTTAGACTTAGTATATGGTGGTAAAACAGCTACGGATTTATTCGAGAAGTCTTACCACATGAACTATAAGAAGAATCCATATATAGGTGGAGTTTATACGTACACTACAAAAGGGATATATCCTGCTGACGGTCCTAGTATGAGAGAAATCCTAGGTCAGTCGGTAGAAAATAAAGTCTTCTTTGCTGGTGAGGGTACGAATCATGAGCACTATTCAACTGTATTTGGAGCCATGGAAACTGGCTTGTGGGCAAGTGAAGAGATTCTAGAAGTTCGAAAAAAGTAGTATTTGAATGTTGTAATTGAATTGCAAAAGCAATTCAAATTCTAAAAAAAAATTAATAGCCCCTCCATTCGAGGGGCTATTGTTTTGGGTGATAATGTTGGTAAGTAGCGTGTCATATACTCGAATTGCAGGATTCCATCTCTTGTTTTTTTTATATTTACCTTCCAATTTTTAACACGAATTTGATGTATAATAAAATAACAGGATTAGTATTAATTGCTGCAATGACTTTGTCTGGTTGTAGTGAAAGTGAAAAAGCAGAAGTTGCAGTTAATAACTTTGAAGTTATTGTTGTCGGTGCAGGTGCCGCAGGCATGTACGCAGCATATACATTGAATAGAGCTGGTGTTAAAGTGAAAGTATTAGAAGCGTCATCTACCCATGGTGGAAGAGCTCAGAATAATCAAACTTTTGGACAAGGTTTCGTTTCTATTGGACCAGAAGAAATATATAGCTCACCTGATTTTCCAGTTTCTTTAAGAAAACAAGCATTAGATGCAATTAAAGCAGAAGTGGAAGAAGATGGAGCTGATTGGTCTACCATGAAAATTAAAGGCGATAGTGTTTTTGTCGACGGCGAAGTTTGGGGTATTTTGCCGGATAGCGGTCAGTTTAAAGTTGATTTATATAGAGACCTTTATGCGTGGGATTCAACTAAACTTCACCCATTCGAACTAGGTACTGAGACCGATATTGCTATGTTCGAGGATTCTAGAGATGATTGGAGAGAGTGGCCATTTAGAGGACAGAATAACTACGATGATCACAAACATTTAGGCTTGAAGAATATAGCATACATGATTGATGGCAAGTTAACTAACGCTGAAGATGATAATACCTACAGAGAAGTCGCAGATGAATTCTACGCTATAATTGGCGATTACGATGGGCCAGATACTACGTATACAGCTGTGTTGAAACTAGCTGGTGTAGATTCAGGTAGCGTTAAATGGTTAATGATGGAGGATATCTTCGGAACAAGTATTAGCGCATCTTCTTTAAATAGAATTTACACGAACAAAGGTCATGGTGACTGGGGTGATGGTGGTGGACACGTTTATCTTGCTGACCTATCTTATAAAGATTTTTTAGATACACTTTACTTTCATGAAATTCATGAAAAGGAAATTATTCTATACAATTCTGCAGTGGAGACGATTGATTATAGTGGGGATAGAGTAACTGTATTAGACGAAAACGGTGTTTCGTACACTGCTGATTATGTTATATCTACTGTTTCTGTGGAGGTATTAAAAAGTGGTATTATTGAGTTTATTCCTGCTCTTCCTGCAGAAAAGGCAATGGCGTATGGCAAAATGACTATGGATGCTGGCTGGAGATTGTACCTCAAGTTTAAGGAACCGATTTGGGATAAAGAAGAGATTATCGAAATTCTTACTATGGGATACTCTAGTAGATGTTGGGTTCCTGCAAAATGGAGAGGGGAAGGTGTTGGGGATCCTAATGTTCTTACCTGCTATATTATGGGAGAGAGAGCGGAGTATTTGATGGGTCCAGAAGTAGATATGGATAAAGTGGTATTAAAAGAGTTAGATGTAATATTTGGAGGAACAACTGCATCAGATAATTTCATTGAGT
This genomic window contains:
- a CDS encoding FAD-dependent oxidoreductase, translating into MRNKLVTGALAVSTLFAACGGGSEESTKSSVDFDVIVVGAGASGMYAAYTLDNAGLNVKVLEASSTHGGRAQYNESFSDGYIEIGPEEVYSSPDFPTPLREKYLKQATAWAAEEEYDVSTREIRGDSIFFDGEYYDVLPDSGQFRVDIYRDVHNLDSTLLHKMMIDKVDPQHIIYMKDGKTVNAKDDPSYHLAMTVLDDVIFGYEGKDTTYSAILDMAGYDKETLTWQILESYYAISLYATTLDRMWSQQGSDGWRDGGDQSYYVDIPYKKLLDTLYFNQLHKKNMIQYDFPVTEINYTGDIVTVSNAEGESFTANHVVVSVSVEVLKSNLIHFTPDLPKKKVDAYSSMAMDEGWRMYLKFKEPFWNKDSVHDVDIINPGYACRCWVPSKYRAEGVNDPNVMICYIMGKRAEYLSSNFNYMDEVVLGELDLVYGGKTATDLFEKSYHMNYKKNPYIGGVYTYTTKGIYPADGPSMREILGQSVENKVFFAGEGTNHEHYSTVFGAMETGLWASEEILEVRKK
- a CDS encoding FAD-dependent oxidoreductase; this encodes MYNKITGLVLIAAMTLSGCSESEKAEVAVNNFEVIVVGAGAAGMYAAYTLNRAGVKVKVLEASSTHGGRAQNNQTFGQGFVSIGPEEIYSSPDFPVSLRKQALDAIKAEVEEDGADWSTMKIKGDSVFVDGEVWGILPDSGQFKVDLYRDLYAWDSTKLHPFELGTETDIAMFEDSRDDWREWPFRGQNNYDDHKHLGLKNIAYMIDGKLTNAEDDNTYREVADEFYAIIGDYDGPDTTYTAVLKLAGVDSGSVKWLMMEDIFGTSISASSLNRIYTNKGHGDWGDGGGHVYLADLSYKDFLDTLYFHEIHEKEIILYNSAVETIDYSGDRVTVLDENGVSYTADYVISTVSVEVLKSGIIEFIPALPAEKAMAYGKMTMDAGWRLYLKFKEPIWDKEEIIEILTMGYSSRCWVPAKWRGEGVGDPNVLTCYIMGERAEYLMGPEVDMDKVVLKELDVIFGGTTASDNFIESFHMNYKMNPYIGGVYTYPQKDMYPVDGPSVRQILAKSIDDKLFFGGTATNNAHSSTVFGAMETGLRTAEEVLAVKK
- a CDS encoding FAD-dependent oxidoreductase; its protein translation is MKRILIPIIAATIVACGGAKKEAADSSKVDVDVLIVGAGASGMYTAYTLEQAGVDWKIFEAGSTHGGRAQYGKLGDGYVEFGPEEIYSSEDYPVHRRDLYLIEAKEEAAEEDYDVSKMEIKGDSIFFEDEFWDVLPGIEPVFTVDLFKDIWEFDSTLLRPFDIGVEYNNQFRVDDRDYFSEYPYEQYLTGNEKEFFGFDKIVYMRDGKMVRASEDPSYKEAFKFLAGTDEYDGPDTSLTAVLNIMFGIEEGDRHWTIINDIYAVGTEATSLNRLSIHAMHASGEDWTEGGAYVMYLSMPYKKVLDTLYFNKIHPLGKIEYNNAVEKIDYTGDIISVTDENGNVTTCNKLVFTGSPMVLKSGIVEFVPALPARKLEAINAIQLDPGWRLHLLFDEPLWEEIDAMEIVGLGYTSRCWPNSKFRKEGATDDNVLMCYIMGENAEYFKQPDVDMMEVVLGELDGIFGDKKATKHFTGEYQMYDWSMNPYIGGVYTYPNKGMHVSGPEKGWRGKLGEPIEDRVFFAGEGTIDDHYGTVFGAMESGERVAKKIIGAQSK